From Theileria annulata chromosome 1, complete sequence, *** SEQUENCING IN PROGRESS ***, one genomic window encodes:
- a CDS encoding uncharacterized protein (Tap821d03.p1c.C.cand.75 - score = 62.54), producing MSEDCCIFYRFGSEKNIWRELHSQSSSGILISDLKIKIAQESSLTREFARKTNLLISLYDDNKPNELFPLDDNIVIHSGSRLIINRVAWTPSKPIVHQAKSYIDVTVGGKVPGKRKLPISLICQLCHKPLNQPYLVKCSARCGCTGCKNCLEECLGESLPDFNSTDPYQSDQNIEIKSKVDLPSDDDLGNNVKLEDDKINVKLENYEDDVKLENYEDNIKLEIMENVKLENFDELEYNLVANVEDEMCEMYLLEEKKGCPFCGHGFVSACLKNRKLQALLEGIDIETFEVPEEIEFYFPTPHSLAFTHQQFPQHFLLEIQSDLYQLVLEKMLIPVFDSSILDSNVVKYHTTNVDNINLENDEKSEIDESSDNNLNAENVNLVKSENFEKSSNSSEVDQVVNINIDESVICIILVRPQPDVISLCGIMRLLYEMPDVDFLNKTGSRTSLKFDWIKHNTVPINVPATKQPLYGLLGGKKYTNVSLNSEGEVMWRYKTERMVEVGIDPKCYNSILLSLFNNLDIEMNLEKSKKNWLQTFFPSPQPLYVTGSGKVVKESDIAEGDEVDKGNPFLGYAGLFPFLSRSQFDQVRKTQRRVKEQYLKDLTKQIMVNTHPDKGRLLLEKLNHNIWFSNIEYTTST from the coding sequence atgTCGGAAGAttgttgtattttttacagGTTTGGAAGTGAGAAGAACATATGGCGTGAACTTCACAGCCAGAGTAGTTCGGGAATACTAATCTCAGATTTGAAGATTAAAATAGCCCAGGAGTCGTCTCTAACCCGCGAGTTTGCAAGGAAAACAAACCTCTTAATCTCACTATACGACGATAATAAACCTAATGAACTGTTTCCCTTGGATGATAACATTGTAATTCACAGTGGCTCCAGGCTAATTATTAACCGTGTGGCCTGGACGCCCTCAAAACCCATAGTTCACCAGGCAAAATCATATATCGACGTAACAGTTGGCGGTAAAGTACCAGGAAAGCGTAAATTACCAATCTCGCTGATCTGCCAACTATGCCACAAACCCTTAAACCAGCCTTATCTTGTTAAATGTTCAGCTCGCTGTGGCTGTACTGGATGCAAAAACTGCCTTGAAGAATGCCTTGGTGAATCATTACCAGATTTCAACAGCACGGATCCATATCAAAGTGATCAGAATATTGAAATAAAGTCAAAAGTTGATCTGCCAAGTGATGATGATTTGGGgaataatgtaaaattagaagatgataaaattaatgtaaaaCTAGAGAATTATGAAGATgatgtaaaattagaaaattatgaaGATAATATAAAACTAGAAATTATGGAGAATGTAAAGctagaaaattttgatgagttggaatataatttggtaGCGAATGTTGAGGATGAGATGTGCGAGATGTATTTGTTAGAGGAGAAGAAGGGTTGTCCGTTTTGTGGTCATGGATTTGTAAGCGCGTGTTTGAAGAACAGAAAGCTTCAGGCGCTTCTGGAAGGCATTGATATTGAGACGTTTGAAGTCCCAGAGGAGATTGAATTTTACTTTCCGACTCCACACTCATTAGCATTCACACACCAGCAGTTTCCTCAACACTTTTTACTAGAAATTCAAAGTGATCTTTATCAACTGGTTTTGGAGAAAATGCTCATTCCAGTTTTTGACAGTAGTATACTAGATTCCAACGTCGTTAAATATCACACCACTAATGTTGATAACATTAATCttgaaaatgatgaaaaaaGTGAAATTGACGAATCTTCcgataataatttaaatgcTGAAAATGTGAATTTAGTAAAATCggaaaattttgaaaaaagTTCAAACAGTAGTGAAGTTGATCAGGTTGTTAATATAAACATTGATGAAAGCGTgatatgtataatattagtaagACCACAGCCTGATGTAATAAGTTTATGTGGAATAATGAGGTTGTTGTACGAAATGCCAGACGTAGATTTTTTGAATAAAACTGGTTCTAGAACCTCCTTGAAATTTGATTGGATCAAGCACAACACAGTTCCAATAAATGTGCCAGCAACTAAGCAGCCATTATACGGGCTTTTGGGGGGTAAAAAATACACAAACGTCTCACTCAATAGTGAGGGCGAGGTGATGTGGAGGTACAAGACGGAACGAATGGTCGAGGTTGGAATTGACCCAAAGTGCTACAACTCGATTCTGCTGTCCCTCTTCAATAATTTGGACATTGAGATGAACTTGGaaaaaagtaaaaaaaaTTGGCTCCAAACTTTCTTTCCCTCACCTCAGCCTTTATATGTGACGGGGTCTGGGaaggtagttaaggagtcAGATATCGCAGAGGGAGACGAAGTGGATAAGGGAAACCCTTTTTTGGGTTACGCTGGGTTGTTTCCGTTTCTAAGTAGATCACAATTTGACCAGGTGAGGAAGACACAGAGAAGAGTCAAGGAACAGTATTTGAAGGATTTGACAAAACAAATAATGGTGAACACACACCCGGACAAGGGGAGACTATTACTCGAAAAACTAAACCATAACATTTGGTTCTCTAACATTGAATACACAACTTCAACatga
- a CDS encoding (RNA) pseudouridylate synthase, putative (Tap821d03.p1c.cand.21 - score = 27.27;~SMART pfam:PseudoU_synth_2 (PF00849) at aa 144-323, E()=3.20e-33), which yields MLIKCIIVIDVVLGFIRNPGSYYMKRKLIYSHQEEEPYRFVDGFRLVLPYSNVYKTFVKERWMGKPLRKVLKDEFSAFTPDYIDFAINKNNIKIILQNGEELDNSSENVLDHILKPNERILHEAIVHEPVALNSKVPVVYEDDQYIVVSKPTSIPVYQTGTYNYNSLMEIMKREIPSCRDLKLFTVHRIDRLVSGLVAFAKSSQDASNLSQAIRDNEVKKVYIARVKGDFSYLINTSNSDNKESDGDADNSLENVFESIGYMRVISKKEGKYEFVGENDEDESYKRSVTRFKLIKYNKDLHESLVLCSPITGRTHQIRAHLKYLGYPISNDPWYNNDELTDSSNYFKPIPAIKWSINEDGNWCVPQLNFNDSGTDRVSDEDVKYHIGLNNEVTNGSTDRVCSGIFLHSLRFNWLNHFDVIDSLPKWVNDFNIPTDLHIPTL from the exons atgttaataaaatgtataatagtaatagATGTAGTATTAGGATTTATTAGGAATCCTGGAAGTTATTATATGAAGAGAAAACTAATTTACTCTCATcaa GAGGAAGAACCTTACAGATTTGTTGACGGTTTTAGACTAGTTTTACCATACAGTAATGTTTACAAGACGTTTGTGAAGGAGCGGTGGATGGGGAAACCCCTTCGCAAGGTGTTAAAGGACGAATTTTCAGCGTTTACGCCAGATTACATTGATTTTGccattaataaaaacaacatcaaaatcattttaCAGAATGGCGAGGAGTTGGATAATTCCTCTGAAAATGTGTTAGACCATATTTTAAAGCCAAATGAACGCATTTTACATGAGGCAATTGTCCATGAGCCAGTTGCGCTAAACTCTAAGGTTCCTGTTGTATATGAGGATGACCAGTATATAGTAGTGTCAAAACCAACTAGTATTCCTGTTTACCAAACGGGTACATACAACTACAACTCCTTGATGGAGATTATGAAGCGCGAAATACCTTCCTGTCGTGACCTTAAACTGTTTACAGTTCACAGAATTGATAGGCTAGTTTCAGGACTAGTTGCTTTTGCCAAGAGCTCCCAGGACGCCTCTAATCTATCGCAAGCTATCAGAGATAATGAGGTCAAAAAGGTATATATCGCAAGAGTTAAGGGTGATTTTTCATATCTAATCAATACATCAAATTCTGATAATAAAGAAAGTGACGGTGATGCGGATAACTCCTTAGAAAATGTTTTTGAAAGCATAGGATACATGAGAGTAATTAGTAAAAAAGAGGGGAAATATGAGTTTGTGGGTGAGAATGATGAGGATGAGAGTTATAAGCGCTCTGTGACTaggtttaaattaattaaatataataagGATTTGCATGAATCATTGGTTTTATGCTCTCCAATTACTGGAAGAACACATCAGATCAG GGCacatttgaaatatttggGATATCCAATTTCAAACGATCCGTGGTACAATAATGATGAATTGACAGATAGTAGCAACTATTTCAAACCAATTCCAGCAATTAAATGGTCAATTAACGAGGATGGTAATTGGTGTGTTCCGcaacttaattttaacgATTCTGGAACTGACAGGGTGAGTGATGAAGATGTCAAATATCACATCGGCCTTAATAACGAAGTAACAAATGGATCAACTGATAGAGTATGCTCTGGAATATTCCTACACTCCTTGAGGTTCAACTGGCTAAATCACTTTGACGTTATCGATTCGCTTCCAAAATGGGTCAATGATTTCAACATCCCAACCGACCTACACATTCCAACACTTTAA
- a CDS encoding uncharacterized protein (Tap821d03.p1c.C.cand.75 - score = 62.54;~SMART 1 transmembrane domain at aa 112-134; CPDc (SM00577) at aa 183-309, E()=1.05e-21;~1 probable transmembrane helix predicted for TA16800 by TMHMM2.0 at aa 112-134): MKRLILRKIYFYVKSSSFYSSSFVHSQKLFFSQNNTSSTKIVDNNASFHELNSKSQPSNSNNIQNTSNQSPKPEESQNSTESPESRESPKSQESDDPEKDFKTGSKLKRFRFLPFGIYGGALLVFSGFALSYYIDRGKDLKGLKFSQVLDDLTQYVYDTIEEFFPTDNSPLLPDFKELNYPPNLPTLVLDLDKVIAKMEYDRKLGWRVKKRPYADNFFKELINYYEIVIWSDDAYPVAYDIANHWGLPVIGCIHRDHCKKFKGSYIKDLSRLGRDLDRVVMIDHDKTACALQQDNCILIKEFDGDENDEELLLLINLLKTMAINPTDVKAQIRELGGGHDYGIGRRFSERFCMKQKIAEKRMNLSKMMGFKH; encoded by the coding sequence atgaaaagaTTAATATTGAGGAAAATATACTTTTATGTAAAAAGTTCTAGTTTCTATTCTAGCAGTTTTGTACATTCACAAAAATTGTTTTTCAGCCAAAACAACACAAGTTCTACTAAAATCGTCGATAATAATGCAAGTTTTCATGAATTAAATTCCAAATCGCAGCCTTCCAATTCTAACAATATTCAAAATACCTCAAATCAATCTCCAAAACCCGAGGAATCACAAAATTCAACAGAATCGCCAGAATCTCGAGAATCTCCAAAATCTCAGGAGTCTGATGATCCTGAGAAAGACTTTAAAACTGGTTCTAAATTGAAGAGATTTCGTTTTTTGCCTTTTGGTATATATGGAGGTGCTTTGTTGGTGTTTAGTGGTTTCGCTTTGTCATATTACATTGACCGCGGCAAGGATTTGAAGGGCCTTAAGTTCTCTCAGGTGCTTGACGACCTCACTCAATACGTTTACGACACCATCGAGGAGTTTTTTCCAACTGACAACAGTCCTCTACTTCCCGATTTCAAGGAGTTAAACTATCCTCCAAACCTTCCAACTCTGGTTCTCGACCTTGATAAGGTAATTGCGAAGATGGAGTATGACCGTAAGTTGGGGTGGCGAGTGAAGAAAAGGCCCTACGCCGACAATTTCTTCAAGgaattaattaactatTATGAGATTGTGATTTGGTCAGATGATGCGTATCCTGTGGCCTATGACATTGCCAATCATTGGGGCCTTCCTGTGATTGGATGCATTCACAGGGACCACTGCAAGAAGTTCAAGGGCAGCTATATTAAGGATTTGTCTCGTCTAGGGCGTGATCTCGACAGGGTCGTTATGATCGACCACGACAAGACTGCGTGTGCTCTTCAGCAGGATAACTGTATCCTGATTAAGGAGTTTGACGGGGACGAAAACGACGAGGAACTGTTGTTACTTATTAACTTGCTGAAGACGATGGCTATAAACCCTACCGATGTTAAGGCTCAGATACGTGAACTGGGTGGAGGTCACGACTACGGGATTGGCCGCAGATTCAGCGAGCGTTTTTGTATGAAGCAGAAAATTGCTGAAAAGAGAATGAACCTCAGTAAAATGATGGGATTCAAACATTGA